A section of the Candidatus Thioglobus autotrophicus genome encodes:
- the dksA gene encoding RNA polymerase-binding protein DksA codes for MSQTDYQDIPHYTPKKGEEFMSIAQLEHFKSKLNTWRDQLVSDAESTISHIQEDSTQVADINDRATLEEEFALELRTRDRERKLIGKIDKTLHIIEMGDYGYCKTCGAEIALVRLEARPTADECIDCKTIAEKKEV; via the coding sequence ATGTCACAGACAGACTATCAAGATATTCCACATTACACTCCTAAGAAGGGAGAAGAGTTTATGAGCATTGCTCAGCTTGAACACTTTAAAAGCAAGCTTAACACTTGGAGAGATCAGCTGGTGAGTGATGCTGAATCAACTATTAGCCATATTCAAGAAGACTCAACACAAGTAGCCGATATTAATGATCGCGCAACATTAGAAGAAGAGTTTGCATTAGAGCTAAGAACTCGAGATCGTGAGCGTAAGCTAATTGGCAAGATTGATAAAACTTTGCATATTATTGAAATGGGTGATTATGGCTATTGCAAAACTTGTGGTGCTGAAATTGCACTTGTACGTCTAGAGGCTCGTCCTACGGCTGATGAATGTATTGATTGTAAAACTATTGCTGAAAAGAAAGAAGTTTAA
- a CDS encoding HAD-IA family hydrolase — translation MALEALIFDVDGTLANTEKDGHLVAFNLAFKELGLDWEWSNELYHELLNVTGGQLRIKYYVNKYLPNFDTQDLDAFALKLHQLKTKKYVSIMDEGAMPLRPGVERLFKEAREAGLRLAIATTTTPANVDALIGNTLGKEALDWFEVIGAGDVVSNLKPAGDIYHYVLEQMNLDASQCLAFEDSYNGIVSTTEANIKTLITVNEYTDTHDFTGAIVTLSNLGEPDQPFKLINGNPTQASFVNVAYLQELHAQHC, via the coding sequence ATGGCATTAGAAGCATTAATTTTTGACGTTGACGGAACCCTTGCTAACACTGAAAAAGACGGGCATTTGGTTGCTTTTAATCTGGCCTTTAAAGAATTGGGCTTAGATTGGGAGTGGTCTAATGAACTTTATCATGAATTACTGAATGTCACAGGCGGACAATTGCGTATTAAATATTATGTGAATAAGTATTTGCCTAATTTTGACACACAAGATTTAGACGCCTTTGCTTTAAAACTGCACCAACTTAAAACCAAAAAATATGTCAGTATTATGGATGAAGGCGCTATGCCTTTACGTCCAGGCGTTGAGCGTTTGTTTAAGGAGGCTCGAGAAGCGGGCTTGCGTCTTGCTATTGCCACCACTACCACGCCCGCTAATGTTGACGCATTGATTGGCAACACGCTAGGTAAAGAAGCGCTGGACTGGTTTGAAGTGATCGGTGCGGGCGATGTTGTGTCTAATTTAAAGCCAGCGGGCGATATCTATCATTATGTTTTAGAGCAAATGAATCTTGATGCGTCACAATGTTTGGCTTTTGAAGATTCTTATAATGGTATAGTTTCTACCACTGAGGCTAATATTAAAACCCTGATTACGGTGAATGAATATACTGACACCCATGATTTTACCGGCGCTATTGTTACGCTTAGTAATTTGGGTGAGCCAGATCAGCCGTTTAAATTGATCAATGGCAATCCGACACAAGCCAGTTTTGTGAATGTGGCTTATTTACAGGAGTTGCATGCACAGCATTGTTAA
- the ilvA gene encoding threonine ammonia-lyase, biosynthetic encodes MHSIVKLADTTRVYDVATVTPLSHAHQLSERLENDIYLKREDELSIHAFKLRGAYQKISSLTAEQAAKGVVASSAGNHAQGVALSAKKLGIDSVIVMPLSTPKIKVNAVEQLGGKVVLHGDVYDDAYQYAKQLEKQQDLVFIHPYDDIEVMAGQATIAKELLDQLSTIDMVFIPVGGGGLIAGMATYLKHYAPQIRVIGVEPQDSPTLYEALKQNKRVILPEVGRFADGVAVRQIGEKTFEIAKQVVDEVILVSNDEICAAIKDIYEDVRSISEPAGALATAGIKKYVKQHNVQGKNLVAVVSGANVNFDRLRYISERADIGEHNEAIIAVTIDEKPGSFLKFCQMLEDHSITEFNYRYGSDSQARIFVGVSLSEGLSEKQALLDRLSGSFDVLDMSDNSIAKTHIRYMVGGRSNCEHEVLYRFEFPERPGALLNFLKKVGSHWNITLFHYRNHGADFGRVLIGLQAQDVTQLEQSFNELGYFYQNETDNKAYQYFL; translated from the coding sequence ATGCACAGCATTGTTAAACTGGCCGACACCACACGCGTTTATGATGTGGCAACAGTCACACCACTTTCTCATGCGCATCAGCTTTCTGAGCGTCTAGAGAACGACATCTATTTAAAACGTGAGGATGAACTCAGCATTCATGCGTTTAAGCTCAGAGGTGCCTATCAAAAAATATCTTCATTAACGGCTGAACAAGCCGCTAAAGGGGTGGTAGCGTCTAGTGCTGGTAATCATGCGCAAGGCGTGGCTTTATCTGCGAAAAAGTTGGGCATTGATTCAGTGATTGTAATGCCACTATCAACCCCTAAGATCAAGGTGAATGCGGTTGAGCAGTTGGGGGGCAAGGTAGTCTTGCATGGGGATGTTTATGATGATGCCTATCAGTATGCCAAACAGCTTGAAAAACAACAAGATTTGGTCTTTATTCATCCTTATGATGACATCGAAGTCATGGCAGGCCAAGCGACCATCGCTAAAGAATTATTGGATCAACTATCGACGATAGACATGGTGTTTATTCCGGTAGGTGGTGGCGGTTTGATCGCTGGCATGGCAACTTACCTTAAGCACTATGCGCCACAAATTCGCGTGATTGGGGTTGAGCCGCAAGACTCTCCAACCTTGTATGAAGCCTTAAAACAAAATAAGCGCGTTATTTTGCCAGAAGTCGGTCGTTTTGCTGATGGTGTGGCAGTTAGACAAATTGGCGAAAAAACCTTTGAGATTGCCAAACAAGTGGTTGATGAAGTTATTTTGGTGAGTAATGATGAAATCTGTGCGGCTATTAAAGATATCTATGAAGATGTTCGTTCCATCTCAGAGCCTGCTGGCGCCTTAGCAACAGCCGGTATTAAAAAATATGTTAAGCAGCATAATGTACAGGGTAAAAATTTGGTGGCTGTGGTCTCAGGCGCTAATGTTAACTTTGATCGTTTGCGTTATATTTCAGAGCGTGCTGATATTGGTGAACATAATGAAGCTATTATTGCTGTTACCATTGATGAAAAACCTGGCAGTTTTTTGAAATTTTGCCAAATGCTGGAAGATCATTCAATCACTGAGTTTAATTATCGTTATGGTTCAGACTCTCAAGCACGTATTTTTGTAGGTGTTTCGCTTAGCGAAGGCCTTAGTGAAAAACAAGCGTTGTTAGATCGGTTATCTGGCTCATTTGATGTGCTAGATATGAGTGATAATTCCATTGCTAAAACGCATATTCGCTATATGGTTGGCGGACGTAGTAATTGTGAGCATGAAGTGTTGTACCGATTTGAATTTCCAGAGCGCCCAGGTGCTTTGTTAAACTTTCTAAAGAAGGTCGGCAGTCATTGGAATATTACTTTGTTCCATTACCGTAATCATGGTGCTGATTTTGGCCGGGTTTTGATTGGCTTGCAGGCCCAAGACGTTACTCAACTAGAGCAGAGTTTTAATGAGTTGGGGTATTTTTACCAAAACGAAACTGACAACAAGGCTTATCAATACTTCCTTTAA
- the icd gene encoding NADP-dependent isocitrate dehydrogenase, translating to MSYQHIQVPEKGEKITFDNGTIQVPNHPIITYVEGDGIGSDVSPVMKKVIDKVIEKTYNGEKSIQWMDIYAGEKANEIYGEYLPQETLDAIQEFGVSIKGPLTTPVGGGMRSLNVAIRQELDLFICQRPVQYFTGTPTPVKAPEKVDMVIFRENSEDIYAGIEYQAGTEEVKKVIDFLQNEMGTTKIRFPETSGIGIKPVSKEGTERLVRAAIQYAVDNDKDSVTLVHKGNIMKFTEGGFRDWGYQLAQEEFGAKIIGDGPWCEFANPKTGTTITIKDVIADAFLQQILLRPDEYSVIATLNLNGDYVSDALAAQVGGIGIAPGANLSDTTAVFEATHGTAPKYAGLNKVNPGSIILSAEMMLRHLGWVEAADQVLEAMSTVIQNKTVTYDLERLMEGATLLSTSEFGDALIDSIS from the coding sequence ATGAGCTATCAACACATTCAAGTGCCAGAAAAGGGCGAAAAAATTACTTTTGACAATGGTACTATTCAGGTGCCAAATCATCCCATTATTACTTATGTTGAAGGCGACGGTATTGGCTCTGACGTTTCTCCGGTGATGAAAAAAGTCATTGATAAGGTTATTGAAAAAACCTACAACGGTGAAAAGTCCATTCAATGGATGGATATTTATGCGGGTGAAAAGGCCAATGAGATCTATGGTGAATACTTACCTCAAGAAACGCTTGATGCTATTCAAGAATTTGGCGTTTCTATTAAAGGCCCACTAACAACCCCTGTTGGCGGTGGCATGCGCTCTTTAAACGTGGCTATTCGTCAAGAGCTTGATTTGTTTATTTGTCAGCGTCCTGTGCAATACTTTACTGGTACACCGACACCCGTTAAAGCGCCTGAGAAAGTTGATATGGTTATTTTCAGAGAAAATTCAGAAGATATTTACGCCGGTATTGAGTATCAAGCGGGCACAGAAGAAGTTAAAAAAGTCATTGATTTTTTACAAAATGAAATGGGTACAACCAAAATTCGTTTTCCAGAAACTTCAGGCATTGGTATTAAGCCAGTTTCCAAAGAAGGTACTGAGCGCTTAGTTCGTGCAGCCATTCAGTATGCAGTTGATAACGACAAGGATTCTGTCACTCTAGTGCATAAAGGTAACATCATGAAATTCACCGAAGGTGGTTTTAGAGATTGGGGCTACCAGTTAGCACAAGAAGAATTTGGCGCTAAAATAATTGGCGATGGTCCGTGGTGTGAGTTTGCTAATCCAAAAACAGGCACAACAATTACAATTAAAGACGTCATTGCCGATGCTTTTTTACAGCAAATTTTATTGCGCCCAGATGAGTACTCAGTGATTGCTACGTTAAATCTAAATGGCGACTATGTATCTGATGCTTTAGCAGCTCAGGTAGGCGGTATTGGTATTGCGCCAGGTGCTAATTTATCAGATACAACAGCTGTCTTTGAGGCGACTCACGGTACAGCGCCAAAGTATGCAGGCCTTAATAAAGTTAACCCAGGTTCTATTATTCTCTCAGCAGAAATGATGCTAAGACATCTAGGCTGGGTAGAAGCTGCTGACCAAGTTTTGGAGGCCATGTCAACCGTTATTCAAAACAAAACGGTTACTTATGATCTTGAGCGACTTATGGAAGGTGCTACTTTGTTATCAACCTCAGAGTTTGGCGATGCACTGATTGACTCTATATCATAG
- the thiL gene encoding thiamine-phosphate kinase, with amino-acid sequence MNEFDLIEKYFNWKNLNSNDLGIGDDCALVSIDAHQQIATSVDTLIEGVHFPKGTSASDIAHKALAVNLSDLAAMGATPKYFTLALTLPEFDESWLLDFSSTLRVLANQYQITLVGGDTTKGALSITLNVTGTISQGRALLRSAAQAGDHIFVSNSIGDAALAWRQIQQKLTPSDQLLQHFNTPNPQVELGCALVGVANACIDISDGLEQDLGHILKRSNVGARIDLSQIPLNKEVQSYIQKTQDWCVALAGGDDYELCFSVAPENLEKLKAIEKNLKIKLSEIGVITQNKGIERVGDFDKKCQSYQHF; translated from the coding sequence ATGAATGAATTTGATTTAATTGAAAAATATTTCAATTGGAAGAATTTAAACTCAAACGATCTAGGAATTGGCGATGATTGTGCGCTAGTTTCAATTGATGCTCACCAGCAAATAGCAACCAGCGTAGACACGCTAATTGAAGGCGTGCATTTTCCCAAAGGCACTTCTGCCAGCGATATTGCTCATAAAGCATTAGCGGTTAACTTAAGTGATTTGGCTGCCATGGGTGCAACCCCTAAATATTTTACCTTGGCATTAACCTTGCCTGAATTTGACGAAAGCTGGCTGCTAGATTTTTCTAGCACACTTAGAGTTTTGGCTAATCAATATCAGATTACTTTGGTAGGTGGTGATACTACTAAAGGGGCTCTGAGTATTACCCTTAATGTCACCGGTACGATTAGCCAAGGTAGGGCGCTACTGAGATCTGCAGCGCAAGCAGGCGATCATATTTTTGTGTCTAATAGCATTGGCGATGCAGCACTCGCTTGGCGCCAAATTCAGCAAAAACTAACGCCGAGTGATCAGCTGTTACAGCATTTTAATACACCCAACCCTCAAGTAGAACTTGGATGTGCATTGGTCGGGGTTGCAAATGCTTGTATTGATATATCAGATGGCTTGGAGCAAGATCTTGGCCATATTCTTAAGCGCTCGAACGTTGGTGCACGCATTGATTTATCTCAGATACCGCTCAACAAAGAAGTGCAATCTTACATTCAAAAAACCCAAGACTGGTGTGTAGCACTTGCAGGTGGTGATGATTACGAACTATGCTTTAGTGTTGCACCAGAAAATCTTGAAAAACTAAAAGCGATTGAGAAAAATTTAAAGATTAAACTCAGTGAAATTGGGGTAATTACCCAAAATAAAGGTATTGAAAGAGTGGGTGATTTTGATAAAAAGTGCCAGTCCTATCAGCACTTTTAA
- the rimI gene encoding ribosomal protein S18-alanine N-acetyltransferase, translating into MSWGIFTKTKLTTRLINTSFKEATRQDIDEILTIEQSVFATPWSRQKLLDSFSNPNAHVQLIMHNEQISGYLITLNSIDFLDILTLAIAPQLQRQGLGKRLLDDLLQRLELHNAQAILLEVRISNVSAINFYQQYGFELIDTREKYYSNLEDAKILRLLI; encoded by the coding sequence ATGAGTTGGGGTATTTTTACCAAAACGAAACTGACAACAAGGCTTATCAATACTTCCTTTAAAGAGGCAACTCGTCAAGATATAGATGAAATATTGACGATTGAACAAAGTGTCTTTGCAACACCTTGGAGTCGACAAAAACTACTAGATTCGTTTTCAAATCCAAATGCGCATGTGCAATTGATTATGCACAATGAGCAAATTTCTGGCTATCTGATTACTCTAAATTCAATCGATTTTTTAGATATTTTAACGCTTGCTATCGCCCCTCAGTTGCAACGACAAGGACTGGGAAAAAGACTATTGGATGATTTGTTGCAGCGTTTAGAGCTGCATAATGCACAAGCTATCTTGCTAGAAGTACGAATTTCTAATGTATCGGCTATTAACTTTTATCAGCAATACGGCTTCGAGTTGATCGATACACGCGAAAAATACTACTCGAACCTTGAGGATGCTAAAATACTACGTTTACTTATCTAA